The genomic segment ACGCCTTAAACCAGCATCCACACGCCGATTTACGGTCACAGAACGAACACGAGTACAAACACCGGTCGCAACAAGGGCAAGCACATCCATGGCATACCCGGGATTTACGCCGGTACCAAGAATAGTGACTCCACGCTCCTTGGCATGAAGATCTAACCTCTGAGTGATTTCTGGATGTCTGGCAAAGGGGTAGGGGAGTTCTTCAGTACTGGAAACGATTGATGCACCATGTCGAATGCATTGAAGCAACTGCTGCTCCACCTGAGGCATAAATGAACTCGTGGTGTGAATAACGACATCGGGTTGGGTTTCCGCAAGGACGTTCTCCGCGTCTGGTGATATGATAGTATCAGAGGGAGCATTGACCAGTGATCCCAGGGTCTTGTTTGCTTTCTGGGGATCAATGTCAATTGCACCTACCAACTCCAATTGACCCGCCTTTGCTTTTTCCAGGATTAGTTTAGCGGCTCCCTGGCCGATGGGACCTAATCCGTACTGAACAACTCGGATGGGGCGATCTTCACCGATACTCATGAATTTTCCGGCTGATTGAATGGATATCCAAAGTGGACCGGGGGATTGAAGGTCTCTTTAATGGTACGAACCGAAACCCAGCGCATCAGATTCTGAGGTGCCCCTGCTTTATCGTTGGTACCGGATGCCCGTGCTCCACCGAATGGCTGTTGACCTACGATCGCCCCTGTTGGCTTATCATTGATATAAAAATTCCCCGCCGCATTACACAGTGCGTTGTTTGCTTGCACAATGACGTGCCGATCCCGGGCAAAGACGGCACCGGTCAGCGCATAGGGTGAAGTCTGATTGACAAGTTCAAGGGTTTCTGCAAAAGCACTGTCCTCGTAGACATAAATGGTCACAACGGGTCCGAAAATCTCTTCGCACATCGTTCGGTAATGAGGATCGGTCACGACGATGACAGTCGGTTCAATGAAATATCCTTCTTCATCACTATACTGGCCACCGGCAATGATTTCTACATCAGCAGAAGTTTTTGCATGCTCAATGTAGCTTGTGATGTTTTGATAGGACTTTCGGTCAATGACGGCATTGACAAAGTTCGAGAAATCTTCAACTGATCCCATCTTGACTTCGTCCAATTGCCCAATTAAGCTCTCTCGGGTCGCATTCCATTGGGATTTAGGCAAGTAGACGCGCGAGGCTGCCGAGCATTTTTGTCCTTGATACTCAAACGCTCCGCGCACGATTGCTGTCGCGACCACATCTGGGTCTGCGGACGCATGAGCTACAATGAAATCCTTTCCGCCGGTTTCTCCGACAATACGGGGATAGGTATCATAGTTTGCAATGTTGGCTCCAATTGTCCGCCACATATGCTGAAACGTTCCGGTCGAGCCGGTAAAATGAAGTCCAGCAAAGCTTGGAGATGCGAATACTGGATCTCCGATCATTGCGCCGGAACCGGGCACCATGTTTATCACACCTGGAGGTAAGCCAGCCTCTTCAAGCAATTTATAGGTGAAGTACGCCGAATAGACTGAGGTGGATGCCGGCTTCCACACGACCGTATTTCCCATGAGTGCTGGAGCGGTGGGCAGGTTCCCAGCAATGGCTGTAAAGTTGAATGGAGTCACGGCAAATACAAACCCTTCAAGGGGTCGGTACTCCAGCCGATTCCATACCCCTGGGGCGGAATAGGGCTGCTCTTCATAGATCTCAGATGCATATTCGACATTGAATCGAATAAAGTCAATGAGCTCGCATGCCGCATCAATCTCGGCCTGATATGCATTCTTGCTTTGCCCAAGCATTGTAGAGGCATTGAGTGTATCTCTCCACGGGCCAGCTAGCAGTTCCGCTGCTTTGAGGAAGATGCTTGCCCGATCGATAAAGTCCATTTCTGACCATTCTTTCCTGGCTTCAAGTGCCGAGTTAATGGCCTGGTTGACCTCCTTGCTCCCACATCTATGAACTGTGCCAAGAAGGTGGTTTAATTCGTGGGGAGGTCTGACTTCTCCAATATCCCCGGTATGAACGGCAGTTCCGTCAATAAACGCCGGGATTTCCACTTCACTTTGCTTGAGTTCGTGTAGCTTAGCCTGAAGGGATGCGCGTTCAGGAGAACCAGGAGCATAGTCTAATACTGGTTCATTAATTGCTGCGGGTATAGCGGGTCTACTATTGCTCATCTGCAGAATTGATTTTAGCCGAGTTTTGGTGGAGAATGGGGAATCGCCCTTATACTCCTCAGGTTCCAGAATTTTTCAATTTTCTCCGGGCACGTGATGATTATTTTCTTGCTGAGGTTCAGGGCCATCCAAGTTTTATAATTTGCACGATACATCTGGACTCCAATGGATGTATCGCCATACACTGAACCTCCTCTGAGAAGTATAGCCTCAAGAGCTTATGAAAATGTACTGCTCAGCGTAATTGTGGGTTATACTTTCCATTCAGGGAGTATTTTCTGTTGGCTCTCCTAGGTACTTATGAATCTCTTGACAATAGAGACAATGAGCGGGAACTTCTTTAGCGAATGAGGATTCAGGTATCATCTTGTGTTATCAGGCCCCACGGCGTATGGTCTTGCTTTCTTGGTATTTCATTGCCAAGTTTGGTGAAAAATTGTAAACTTGTTTGGTTATTGGCGAGGTTAGAGTTGTGGGGCCTTTTTGTTTCTTTCCCGGTCCGTCTGACACATAGTATGTCGGTTGACCACGGCCGAAGTTTTCACAATCGGATCTATCGGTAGATACTGATGGACTACAAGTGGAAATTTTCTGAGGAAGCACCTATAAACGAAAATATGTCCGCCCCTTGGCAGTACGCCTTGCTCCCATCCTCTTCGGGGGATGGAGATCCTGAGCCAGGCCGATCCCTTGGGGCCTTTTTTCGATACTCCCACTAATTGTTTAAGGTTACAATCCTCTCATTGGCGGAAGAGATAACCTTGCCAAAGGATCGTGATCAGAATATTTGTGAGTACTCACATGCCTTTGTTGAGCAGATCCAAGTTGAGCGATACTCGTATTACTTGGTCATACCCAGCCAGTCGTTAGTCTTGTGTCCTTTAAGGTTTTTATAGCTTGGCGGTATTTACGCGGTGCACAGGGGGGAGAGAGTGGAAGAAAGTTTTTGAGACTAATCGCCTACATAGCAGTTGGGGGGGTGTCGCTTGGCGTTGCAACGTTACTCCTCGCCCTTTCGGTCGTACGCGGCTTCAGTGAAGAGATTGAAACCAAGATTACAGGGTTTGGAGCTCATGTGCAAGTTGAGAGCATCCGGCATGCTCCACTGGGGCAGGCGTCTAAACTCATGACTGAGATCGGGGAGTACGACGCGGTCGTTTCGGTTCAGCCTGTGGTTACTGAGTTTGTACTGCTTCGCAGATCTAGTCAGGATATTGATGGAGTTGGCTTATGGGGAACGGATCGGCTTCCTGTCTATCTGGAGGAGAGTGTTATCAGCGGCTCAAGTAGCTTTGAATCAACCACTATCCCGCGTCTTGTCATAGGCAACCGCCTTGCAGAAAACCTTAATCTTTCAGTTGGCGACCGCGTGACATTGCTCTCTACGAGAAACTTAGGCAATACCGAAACACTCCTTGCCGCACGGCCTCGTCTCAAGCATTTCGAAATCACGGGAGTTTATGAAACTGCCCTAATGGACTTCGATCAAACCTATGTATTTACGGACATTAACACAGCGCGACAACTACTTGATTACACTTCCGAGCAAGTATCACGTTTTGATGTGATGCTTCAAGATGTGACAGCAGCTCAATCGGTAGCACTTCTTCTCGAAGAATCGTTAGGCTTGGGAACTTTAGCCCGCAGTATTTTTGAGATTTATCGCGGACTTTTTGCGTGGGTTGATCTTCAGGAGGCGATTATTCCATTGGTCATCGGCGTTCTCATCCTTGTCGCTGCATTCAACGTAATGGGCACACTCCTAATGATCGTATTGGAAAAGACTCGGGAGATTGGAATTCTTGCCAGTATGGGGGCATCGCAGGGGGATATTCGGCGTCTGTATTTATATCTGGGGTTTTTTGTAGGGGGGCTGGGAACATTCATCGGATTGATCCTTGCATGGGGGCTTGGTACATTGCAAATGCATTATGGTATCATTGGCTTACCCGCAGAGGCCTATTACATGGATACAGCACCCATTTCCATGCATGTCAGTGATTTCCTGCTTGTCACAGTGGTGTCGCTATTATTGTGTGTGGGGGCTTCCTATTTGCCTGCACGCACTGCATCACGAATCCTGCCTCTGCGTGTACTTCGATTTCAATAGGAGATAAATACGAATACCATTTAACTATGCAGGGGTTGGTTCGGTGAACTGAAGAAGATGTGAGGGTATGATTGCTCTATAGATTAACGGCATGGCGATTAGTCAGACACAATCTTTCTGTACTGGGTTAACGATAATGGAGCTCAAGTTTTCCCAGTCCTGCAAATGAGCGGAGAAACCAGAAATCCACTTCTGAGTTTGTTTGTTTTCGAACGAAGTGTTTTTCATTTAACCTTACCCCGATAATGAGAGAATGGACAATAAAACGTCTTCGCTTCAAACGAGTGAGTGAACCGCTAAATCAATTAGAGCAACTCTTCAAGACTGCTTATGAGGAGTTCTTCAAGGACGGCAAGGTTGAATTAATCCGAATTCGGGAACCTCTCCCATTTGACGATCCGGACTATTTAGATATAGCATTCGTTTACAGTTCACCGAAGGAGCGCAATTACAGGGAAGCAATGGATTTTTTTAATCATGTTCGCCTCAAACTGGAGGAACTCAATGACGAGCGTTTTCCGGTCATGTCATTTATAGACTACGATGACTATCTCGAAAACACTCCAAAAGAACTCATGGTTTGATTGAAAGTCTTGTTGAATTCTGTGCATGTAGGGATGTAACCGATCAATACACTGTACGATTAGAGGTGACATCGAAACGAGGGATGTTTCGTATGTATTCAGA from the Rhodothermaceae bacterium genome contains:
- a CDS encoding ABC transporter permease → MLVLLGHTQPVVSLVSFKVFIAWRYLRGAQGGESGRKFLRLIAYIAVGGVSLGVATLLLALSVVRGFSEEIETKITGFGAHVQVESIRHAPLGQASKLMTEIGEYDAVVSVQPVVTEFVLLRRSSQDIDGVGLWGTDRLPVYLEESVISGSSSFESTTIPRLVIGNRLAENLNLSVGDRVTLLSTRNLGNTETLLAARPRLKHFEITGVYETALMDFDQTYVFTDINTARQLLDYTSEQVSRFDVMLQDVTAAQSVALLLEESLGLGTLARSIFEIYRGLFAWVDLQEAIIPLVIGVLILVAAFNVMGTLLMIVLEKTREIGILASMGASQGDIRRLYLYLGFFVGGLGTFIGLILAWGLGTLQMHYGIIGLPAEAYYMDTAPISMHVSDFLLVTVVSLLLCVGASYLPARTASRILPLRVLRFQ
- the pruA gene encoding L-glutamate gamma-semialdehyde dehydrogenase; translated protein: MSNSRPAIPAAINEPVLDYAPGSPERASLQAKLHELKQSEVEIPAFIDGTAVHTGDIGEVRPPHELNHLLGTVHRCGSKEVNQAINSALEARKEWSEMDFIDRASIFLKAAELLAGPWRDTLNASTMLGQSKNAYQAEIDAACELIDFIRFNVEYASEIYEEQPYSAPGVWNRLEYRPLEGFVFAVTPFNFTAIAGNLPTAPALMGNTVVWKPASTSVYSAYFTYKLLEEAGLPPGVINMVPGSGAMIGDPVFASPSFAGLHFTGSTGTFQHMWRTIGANIANYDTYPRIVGETGGKDFIVAHASADPDVVATAIVRGAFEYQGQKCSAASRVYLPKSQWNATRESLIGQLDEVKMGSVEDFSNFVNAVIDRKSYQNITSYIEHAKTSADVEIIAGGQYSDEEGYFIEPTVIVVTDPHYRTMCEEIFGPVVTIYVYEDSAFAETLELVNQTSPYALTGAVFARDRHVIVQANNALCNAAGNFYINDKPTGAIVGQQPFGGARASGTNDKAGAPQNLMRWVSVRTIKETFNPPVHFGYPFNQPENS
- a CDS encoding dihydrodipicolinate reductase, whose product is MSIGEDRPIRVVQYGLGPIGQGAAKLILEKAKAGQLELVGAIDIDPQKANKTLGSLVNAPSDTIISPDAENVLAETQPDVVIHTTSSFMPQVEQQLLQCIRHGASIVSSTEELPYPFARHPEITQRLDLHAKERGVTILGTGVNPGYAMDVLALVATGVCTRVRSVTVNRRVDAGLRRQSLQNKVGAGITVDEFRERQEKCGFGHIGLVESLRLVMHGLGWPIEGFTENLEPVISERKVKTPYLTVQLGRVAGIKHTAQALRNGNVAVSLDLRMYVGADQPEDRVIVDGDPPINLVVEGGIFGDTATVAALVNAIPQVLNAPSGLRTVADLPVPRCFLPEI